The Thermomicrobiales bacterium genome includes a region encoding these proteins:
- a CDS encoding DUF917 domain-containing protein, with the protein MKLSREDLKDLARGAAFLGTGGGGNPYVGRLMVERALDETGREIELLDLSEVPDDALVIPTAMMGAPTCIVEKLPNGGELVSSFQRLEEHLGRKGFATMPIEAGGMNSMMPLVVGLRLGIPVVDGDGMGRAFPELFHETFHIYGVSGSPLVLTNDHLDTCVIEAHDNFALEWFARGLTIRMGGVGYIAEFPMDGATTKRVSVSGTIGLGLRVGRAIREAREEHRDPFAAISDVFSATEYTPAKVIFDGKITEVSRRTEQGWAMGHVRIAPLADSAADDELFISFQNENIIARQGERVLAVVPDLICVLDSETAEPITTEELRYGQRVKVMAVQVPDIMRTPEALAVWGPRHFGIDMDYQAMAV; encoded by the coding sequence AACGAGCGCTGGACGAAACTGGACGAGAAATCGAGCTCCTCGATCTGTCCGAAGTGCCCGACGACGCGCTCGTGATTCCTACCGCCATGATGGGTGCACCAACCTGCATCGTCGAGAAGCTGCCGAATGGCGGGGAGCTGGTTTCCTCATTCCAGCGTCTGGAAGAACACCTCGGCAGGAAAGGCTTCGCCACCATGCCAATCGAGGCGGGAGGCATGAATTCCATGATGCCATTGGTGGTGGGATTGCGACTCGGCATTCCCGTGGTGGACGGCGACGGCATGGGTCGCGCGTTTCCAGAACTCTTCCATGAGACCTTTCACATCTACGGTGTTAGCGGCTCGCCACTGGTACTCACGAACGATCATTTGGACACCTGCGTGATCGAGGCGCATGACAACTTCGCGTTGGAGTGGTTCGCGCGCGGGTTGACTATCCGCATGGGCGGTGTCGGGTATATCGCAGAATTCCCGATGGACGGCGCAACGACCAAGCGTGTTTCTGTTTCGGGCACGATTGGGCTCGGTTTGCGGGTCGGCCGAGCGATCCGCGAAGCACGCGAAGAGCATCGCGACCCGTTCGCGGCAATCAGTGATGTGTTTTCCGCTACGGAGTACACACCGGCAAAGGTGATCTTCGATGGCAAGATCACCGAGGTCAGCCGTCGAACCGAGCAAGGCTGGGCGATGGGACATGTGCGCATCGCGCCGCTTGCGGATTCCGCTGCGGACGACGAGCTCTTCATCAGCTTTCAGAACGAAAACATCATTGCGCGACAGGGAGAGCGCGTGCTAGCAGTTGTTCCAGACCTCATCTGCGTACTTGACAGTGAGACGGCAGAGCCGATCACCACGGAAGAACTCCGCTACGGCCAACGCGTCAAGGTAATGGCCGTGCAAGTGCCCGACATCATGCGGACACCGGAAGCGCTCGCGGTTTGGGGACCGCGTCATTTTGGGATCGATATGGACTACCAGGCAATGGCGGTCTAG
- a CDS encoding hydantoinase/oxoprolinase family protein, which translates to MIRIGTDIGGTFTDIVWVDDETGEIKADKAATTPADVVQGVMAAYAKTGVAADEVGQFIHGSTVATNALVTQRGAVTGLITTKGFRDILEIRRIDRPDEHIYNIFWEKPKPLVPRRRRLEISARMMFDGTVLQPVDDWEVRVVTEKLLELGAQSIAVCLLHAYADPSHELVVRDIIREVDPDIYVSMSHEVAREIREYERTSSTVIDAYVKKPVVSYLDRLDKTLREDAGLANSPLIANSTGGVSTVEAIGRAPIQMMESGPAGGAIGAAYLAEKLGTPNLVTGDVGGTSYDVSIVVDGKTLLATEHDLLGYTAKVSSIDVRSVGAGGGSIANVDSGGRLHVGPASAGADPGPMCYDRGGNSPTVTDAAVVTGLIDPTLFAGGEMKLRPDLSLAGIRPIAEQLGLSVEEAAEGILTVARNNMANVTRQTLVGQGHDPRDFALLAFGGGGGLFASEVARTLDIPNVIIPRHPSVFSAWGMLSADIVGSFARSYLKQIPLLDLDYVGRLFAEMESEAYELTDEAGVPRGKVSFHRSIDCRYTGQGHEVEVPLGEIPIDDKLIDVLPELFDEVHEVRYGHKMPSKRETVTFRLRVFGSMHRLPLVEIEKGEESANDALTSTKQVFVNREWRDAGIYDRSRLLAGATIAGPALIQEPSHVTVLMPGDVATVDDFGALRIAVGND; encoded by the coding sequence ATGATCCGCATCGGAACTGACATCGGAGGCACGTTTACCGATATCGTCTGGGTGGACGACGAAACCGGAGAAATCAAGGCCGACAAGGCTGCCACCACCCCAGCCGATGTTGTGCAGGGTGTCATGGCCGCGTACGCCAAAACTGGCGTGGCAGCAGACGAGGTCGGTCAGTTCATCCATGGCTCGACCGTTGCAACGAATGCGCTCGTGACTCAGCGGGGGGCTGTCACCGGCCTCATCACAACGAAGGGTTTCCGGGATATTCTGGAGATTCGGCGAATCGACCGACCGGACGAGCACATCTACAACATCTTCTGGGAGAAACCGAAGCCACTGGTTCCGCGTCGCAGGCGACTGGAGATTTCGGCGCGGATGATGTTCGATGGGACTGTGTTGCAGCCTGTCGATGATTGGGAAGTGCGAGTCGTTACCGAGAAGCTCCTGGAACTCGGCGCACAGTCGATCGCCGTCTGCCTCTTGCATGCCTATGCAGACCCGAGCCACGAGCTGGTGGTGCGCGACATCATCCGTGAAGTCGATCCAGATATCTATGTGTCTATGAGCCATGAGGTCGCGCGTGAGATTCGCGAATACGAGCGCACGAGTTCGACCGTGATCGATGCCTATGTCAAGAAACCAGTGGTGAGCTATCTCGATCGGCTCGACAAGACTCTGCGCGAAGATGCTGGGCTGGCGAACTCGCCGCTCATTGCGAACTCGACGGGCGGAGTTTCGACCGTAGAGGCGATCGGCCGGGCACCGATTCAGATGATGGAGTCCGGTCCTGCGGGAGGCGCTATCGGAGCGGCATACCTGGCGGAAAAGCTCGGCACACCGAACCTGGTAACCGGCGATGTTGGCGGGACGAGCTACGACGTCTCGATCGTCGTCGACGGCAAGACGCTGCTGGCCACCGAACATGATTTATTGGGATACACCGCCAAAGTCTCGAGCATCGACGTGCGAAGCGTCGGTGCGGGTGGGGGCAGCATCGCGAATGTCGATTCCGGTGGCCGTCTGCACGTCGGTCCGGCGAGCGCTGGGGCGGATCCGGGGCCGATGTGCTACGACCGCGGAGGAAACTCACCCACTGTCACCGACGCGGCCGTGGTGACAGGCTTGATCGATCCCACGCTCTTTGCGGGAGGTGAGATGAAGCTGCGCCCAGATCTGTCGCTGGCCGGCATTCGACCGATCGCCGAGCAACTTGGCCTCTCAGTCGAAGAAGCAGCAGAGGGCATTCTTACGGTCGCTCGCAACAATATGGCGAATGTCACGCGGCAGACATTGGTGGGTCAGGGGCACGACCCGCGTGATTTCGCCTTACTTGCCTTCGGGGGCGGCGGCGGCTTATTCGCAAGTGAAGTCGCTCGCACGCTCGACATTCCGAATGTCATCATCCCGCGACATCCGTCGGTCTTCTCGGCATGGGGGATGTTGAGTGCCGACATTGTCGGTAGCTTCGCGCGCAGCTACTTGAAGCAGATTCCGCTTCTCGATCTCGACTATGTCGGGCGCCTCTTTGCCGAGATGGAGTCGGAAGCCTACGAGTTGACTGACGAAGCCGGCGTGCCGCGCGGCAAGGTCTCATTCCACCGGTCGATCGATTGCCGCTACACCGGGCAAGGTCACGAGGTCGAGGTACCGCTCGGCGAGATACCCATCGACGACAAGCTCATCGATGTTCTGCCCGAACTCTTCGATGAAGTTCACGAAGTGCGTTATGGGCACAAGATGCCCTCCAAGCGCGAGACCGTGACCTTCCGGTTGCGTGTTTTCGGATCGATGCATCGGCTGCCACTGGTCGAAATCGAGAAAGGCGAGGAATCCGCAAACGACGCACTGACCAGCACCAAGCAGGTTTTCGTGAATCGCGAGTGGCGCGATGCCGGAATCTATGATCGATCGAGGCTGCTAGCGGGTGCGACGATTGCTGGACCAGCGCTCATCCAGGAACCAAGTCATGTCACCGTCCTGATGCCAGGCGATGTAGCAACGGTCGATGACTTCGGCGCGCTGCGCATCGCAGTCGGAAATGACTAG
- a CDS encoding hydantoinase B/oxoprolinase family protein, producing MPGQVTADPITTAVVHNALLTAAKEMRETIQRTSFSPIIYEDRDFACGLLDADANTLAEAPGLTAFMGTLSPGIKRSLDERGKDELQPGDIYCTSMPAFTGSHPADMMLWMPIFHHGRLFGFAASKAHLVDVGAKDPYPTDSTDAFQEGLRIPPVRLYRAGRLDETLAAVIKSNSRAPEVIWGDIHAQVACFRSGEQAVLRLLDKYGFDTVHACVQEIYDHAEHMAREAIRRMPAGTWSAVDYCDDNGIDRGVPVRVGVAVTIDPIAAEVTFDFSDSAEQQRGPMNAPLITAISCARMMGKILTAPESVACEGSFRPIKVVAPLGSIFNAHDSAPTNLYGWPSMTAVETILKALAGDFPDRFPAQSGGDLCGCFRYGFDVQTGDMWVEANIEGIGQGASAWADGESAIVHIEEACSRNLPVELEETKNPEIIECYELVPDSGGAGKFRGGLGVRRAYRLLADGRMISTLERCTSPHAGVAGGMPGGRTIGILDSSIYGQGTEFMKTPDQPIAEGDLLTIVTGGGGGYGNPFERDIDRVVADVIEGLVSVEAARDLYGVAVTSDGVLDRAATDSIRQTWSISQSMEMKTEAERSN from the coding sequence ATGCCGGGGCAAGTCACAGCTGATCCCATCACCACTGCAGTCGTCCACAACGCGCTTCTGACCGCCGCCAAAGAGATGCGCGAGACGATCCAGCGCACCTCGTTCTCACCGATCATCTATGAGGACCGCGATTTTGCGTGCGGTTTGCTTGACGCCGATGCGAACACGCTGGCAGAGGCGCCGGGACTGACGGCGTTCATGGGAACGCTCAGTCCAGGGATCAAGCGTTCACTGGATGAGCGTGGAAAAGACGAGCTTCAGCCGGGCGATATCTACTGCACTTCGATGCCTGCGTTCACCGGTTCCCATCCGGCCGACATGATGCTTTGGATGCCTATCTTCCACCACGGAAGACTGTTCGGATTCGCGGCGAGCAAGGCCCACCTCGTCGATGTCGGGGCAAAGGATCCCTACCCCACCGACTCGACCGATGCGTTCCAGGAGGGATTGCGCATCCCGCCTGTCAGGCTCTATCGGGCTGGTCGACTCGATGAGACACTGGCGGCAGTCATAAAGTCCAACTCTCGCGCACCCGAAGTGATCTGGGGAGATATCCATGCTCAGGTCGCCTGTTTTCGCTCTGGCGAACAAGCAGTGCTTCGACTGCTCGACAAGTATGGGTTCGACACGGTGCATGCTTGCGTGCAGGAGATCTATGACCATGCAGAGCACATGGCGCGAGAAGCAATTCGCCGGATGCCAGCAGGGACATGGTCTGCAGTCGACTATTGCGACGACAACGGTATCGACCGCGGAGTACCAGTTCGAGTTGGAGTGGCGGTCACCATCGACCCCATCGCCGCAGAAGTGACTTTCGACTTTTCAGACTCGGCTGAGCAACAACGTGGGCCGATGAACGCACCGCTGATTACGGCCATCTCGTGCGCGCGCATGATGGGCAAGATCCTGACTGCGCCCGAATCAGTCGCCTGCGAGGGATCGTTTCGACCGATCAAAGTTGTCGCTCCATTGGGTTCGATCTTCAACGCGCATGACTCTGCGCCTACAAATCTCTATGGTTGGCCGTCAATGACTGCTGTCGAGACGATCCTGAAAGCCCTGGCAGGCGATTTCCCCGATCGCTTCCCGGCCCAGTCGGGCGGAGATCTTTGCGGTTGCTTCCGGTACGGGTTCGATGTTCAAACCGGCGACATGTGGGTGGAAGCCAATATCGAGGGTATCGGCCAGGGGGCGAGCGCATGGGCAGATGGCGAGAGCGCTATCGTTCATATCGAGGAAGCCTGCAGCCGCAATCTCCCTGTCGAACTGGAAGAAACCAAGAACCCTGAAATCATCGAGTGCTACGAACTTGTGCCCGACAGCGGAGGGGCCGGAAAGTTCAGGGGAGGACTCGGTGTGCGCCGTGCGTATCGGCTCCTGGCGGACGGGCGCATGATCTCCACGCTCGAGCGCTGCACCTCTCCGCACGCCGGTGTGGCCGGCGGCATGCCTGGCGGCCGCACGATCGGAATCCTCGATTCTTCGATCTATGGCCAGGGGACCGAGTTCATGAAGACACCGGATCAGCCAATTGCCGAAGGAGACCTTCTCACGATCGTCACCGGCGGCGGTGGTGGCTATGGAAACCCATTCGAGCGCGACATCGATCGTGTGGTGGCGGACGTCATCGAAGGCCTTGTGTCTGTCGAAGCGGCCCGAGATCTTTATGGAGTCGCCGTCACGTCGGACGGTGTGCTCGACCGAGCCGCCACCGATTCCATCCGGCAGACGTGGTCAATTTCTCAATCGATGGAGATGAAAACAGAAGCTGAAAGGTCGAACTGA
- a CDS encoding hydantoinase B/oxoprolinase family protein: protein MVHTVAVDPITTAVVHNSLLTTAREMREVIQRTSFSPIIYEDRDFACGLLDADASTLAEAPGLTAFMGTLSPGIKRSLAQRGKDDIAPGDIFCTSMPEYTGSHPADMMLWMPIFHEEILFGFAASKAHLVDVGAKDPYPTDSTDAFQEGLRLPPVKLYRGGALDETLAAVIKSNSRAPETIWGDIHSQIASFRTGEEGVLRLLNKYGFGTVNACVQEIYDHAETMARDAIRQMPAGSWTGIDFSDDNGIDRGVPLRVGVTVTIDPDAAEITFDYSASAEQQRGPMNVPFITAISISRMLGKILTAPDSAACEGSFRPINVVAPKGSLFNPHDAAPTNLYGWPGMTAIEAVMSTMSPIFPERLPAQSGGDLCAVFRYGFDVQTGEMWVEANIEGIGMGASAFADGESAMVHILEACSRNLPVELEEAKDPEIIERYELIQDSGGAGKFRGGLGVRRDYRLLADGRMISVLERCIAPHAGVEGGLPGGRTYGVLDSSIYGQGVEIIKTPDQPIAKNDLLSIRTGGGGGFGNPLLRDPDRVQEDVLEELVSVEAAQELYGVVFDEHGEVDTAETTKVRAARLSAA from the coding sequence ATGGTTCACACGGTAGCGGTCGATCCGATTACGACAGCAGTGGTTCACAACTCACTGTTGACCACCGCGCGTGAAATGCGCGAGGTCATTCAGCGGACATCGTTTTCCCCGATCATCTACGAGGATCGCGACTTTGCCTGCGGGCTTCTCGACGCAGATGCGAGCACGCTGGCCGAGGCTCCTGGCCTGACTGCCTTCATGGGCACCTTGAGTCCCGGTATCAAGCGTAGTCTTGCCCAGCGAGGAAAGGACGACATCGCACCTGGGGATATCTTCTGCACCTCGATGCCCGAATACACTGGATCGCATCCGGCAGACATGATGCTTTGGATGCCGATCTTCCACGAAGAGATCTTGTTTGGCTTCGCCGCAAGCAAGGCGCATCTTGTCGATGTCGGCGCAAAGGACCCCTACCCCACCGACTCGACCGATGCGTTCCAGGAAGGCCTGCGCCTGCCGCCAGTCAAGCTCTATCGAGGCGGTGCGCTCGACGAAACACTGGCCGCGGTGATCAAGTCGAATTCGCGAGCCCCAGAGACGATCTGGGGTGACATCCACTCCCAGATTGCGAGCTTCCGCACTGGAGAAGAAGGCGTGCTTCGACTGCTGAACAAGTACGGATTCGGTACCGTCAATGCTTGTGTCCAGGAGATCTATGACCATGCCGAAACGATGGCGCGCGATGCCATTCGGCAGATGCCGGCCGGCTCCTGGACTGGTATCGACTTCAGCGACGATAACGGTATCGATCGAGGAGTGCCGCTGAGAGTCGGTGTGACTGTTACGATCGATCCAGACGCTGCCGAGATCACGTTCGACTACTCTGCGTCCGCGGAGCAGCAACGTGGCCCGATGAACGTTCCATTCATCACGGCGATCTCTATCTCACGCATGCTGGGCAAGATCCTGACCGCGCCTGATTCTGCGGCCTGTGAGGGATCGTTCCGACCAATCAACGTGGTTGCGCCCAAGGGATCGCTTTTCAACCCTCATGATGCGGCTCCCACCAATCTCTACGGGTGGCCGGGCATGACCGCCATCGAGGCGGTGATGTCCACTATGTCGCCAATCTTTCCGGAACGATTGCCGGCGCAATCGGGAGGAGACCTTTGTGCGGTCTTTCGCTATGGATTCGACGTGCAGACAGGCGAAATGTGGGTGGAGGCCAATATCGAAGGCATCGGCATGGGCGCATCCGCGTTTGCCGACGGCGAGAGCGCCATGGTCCATATCCTGGAAGCATGTAGCCGCAATCTCCCAGTGGAATTGGAAGAAGCCAAGGATCCAGAGATCATCGAACGGTACGAGCTCATTCAGGACAGCGGCGGAGCAGGCAAGTTCCGTGGCGGCTTGGGTGTACGGCGTGACTATCGGTTGCTGGCTGATGGTCGAATGATCTCGGTCCTCGAGCGATGCATTGCGCCACATGCTGGCGTCGAAGGCGGGTTGCCCGGCGGTCGCACGTATGGCGTGCTCGATTCGTCGATCTACGGGCAAGGCGTGGAAATCATCAAGACACCGGATCAGCCAATTGCAAAGAACGATCTGCTCTCGATTCGGACTGGTGGGGGCGGAGGCTTTGGCAACCCGTTGCTGCGAGACCCAGATCGGGTGCAAGAGGACGTACTGGAAGAGCTGGTGTCCGTGGAGGCCGCGCAGGAGCTCTACGGCGTCGTGTTCGACGAACACGGCGAAGTCGACACTGCTGAGACCACAAAGGTGCGCGCCGCTCGTCTCAGCGCGGCGTAG
- a CDS encoding FAD-dependent oxidoreductase produces the protein MDDDRFDAIVVGAGPAGITAARELASAGLSVVVLERGQYPGSKNVSGGILYRQPTEQFAPGFEEEAPLERPIIEQRYLALTEDAMLGGVFRSMRFAEPPYNAYSVLRSEFDQWYASTAEAAGAEVYPEFTIVDLIWENGKVAGVTTGDEDGELLAHCVVLADGANSLLAKAAGLHREWQPSEQALIAKELIALPAEKIDDRFALPQGMGAAYEIFGESTWGLLGYGFIYTNKESISIGTGALLQDLIDSGRNVSDMLDRFKRHPAIAPLIAGGETIEYAAHLIPELNVDRLPQVYADGVVVVGDAAGLLNPVNREGANLSMLSGKLAAETIIEAKAAGDYSAHALSAYKRRLDDSIIMADMKKVSKMAPFAHDRPHLFTEYPKLAASAALEYLTVDGVSKKEKQKKIMSMVKGLPKRRLLGDAFGALRTQR, from the coding sequence ATGGATGACGATCGATTCGACGCGATAGTCGTCGGAGCCGGCCCCGCCGGAATCACTGCCGCACGCGAGTTGGCATCCGCGGGTTTGTCCGTCGTGGTGTTGGAACGGGGTCAATACCCAGGCTCCAAGAATGTCTCTGGCGGCATTCTCTATCGGCAACCGACCGAGCAGTTCGCTCCAGGGTTCGAAGAGGAAGCGCCACTCGAGCGGCCGATCATCGAGCAGCGCTATCTTGCGCTCACTGAGGACGCGATGCTTGGAGGCGTCTTTCGTTCGATGAGATTCGCTGAGCCTCCCTACAACGCCTACAGCGTGCTTCGGTCCGAGTTCGATCAGTGGTATGCCTCGACGGCGGAAGCCGCAGGCGCCGAGGTCTATCCAGAGTTCACCATCGTCGACCTGATCTGGGAAAACGGCAAGGTTGCTGGCGTCACAACTGGCGACGAAGATGGCGAGCTGCTTGCGCACTGTGTCGTGCTTGCTGACGGGGCAAACTCACTGCTGGCCAAGGCCGCCGGGTTGCATCGTGAGTGGCAACCGTCTGAGCAGGCGCTGATCGCGAAAGAACTCATCGCGTTGCCAGCGGAGAAGATCGATGACCGATTCGCGCTTCCGCAAGGGATGGGTGCGGCGTACGAGATCTTCGGCGAGTCCACCTGGGGGCTTCTCGGCTACGGCTTCATCTACACGAACAAGGAATCGATATCGATCGGCACCGGCGCGCTCTTGCAGGACTTGATCGACAGCGGCCGCAATGTAAGCGACATGCTCGACCGCTTCAAGCGGCACCCGGCCATTGCGCCATTGATCGCCGGCGGCGAAACGATCGAGTACGCCGCGCATCTCATTCCAGAGCTCAACGTGGATCGCCTGCCACAGGTTTACGCAGACGGGGTGGTCGTCGTTGGAGACGCGGCTGGATTGCTCAATCCGGTCAACCGCGAAGGCGCGAACCTCTCCATGCTCTCGGGCAAGCTCGCCGCCGAAACGATCATCGAAGCCAAGGCAGCTGGCGACTACTCTGCGCACGCGCTATCGGCCTACAAGCGTCGCCTCGACGACAGCATCATCATGGCCGATATGAAGAAGGTCTCCAAGATGGCGCCGTTTGCGCATGACCGGCCCCATCTCTTCACCGAGTACCCGAAGCTCGCTGCCAGCGCCGCACTCGAGTATCTGACCGTCGACGGAGTCTCCAAGAAGGAGAAGCAGAAGAAGATCATGTCGATGGTGAAGGGTCTTCCGAAGCGCCGTCTCCTGGGTGACGCGTTCGGTGCGTTGAGAACTCAGCGGTAG
- a CDS encoding electron transfer flavoprotein subunit alpha/FixB family protein translates to MAFKKILVVGESGPNGIRPESLEAVTAARELAAISGAELAGAVVGANAADAAATFAKTGLSTVYLANDPLLMTDQPITKAIAIAAETSGADVLIFAGTTTGRDVAARLGARLNAAVASDVVGLDGSGPDIIARRSILGGKALVDVTLKGDPARIVSLRPGSWAKAATDQTAGSIVPLEVPLTDSDTRVRVEGYETGGGDAGVKLQDAEIIVAGGRGLKEAENFALVEQLAATLGGAVAASRAVVDAGWRPHHEQIGQTGQSVTPRLYIAVGISGAVQHNVGMQGSEYIVAINRDPDAPIFKIASFGIVGDLFDVVPALTAELAK, encoded by the coding sequence ATGGCATTCAAGAAGATTCTCGTCGTCGGCGAGTCCGGTCCGAACGGTATCCGTCCCGAATCGCTGGAGGCGGTCACCGCGGCCAGGGAACTGGCGGCCATCAGCGGCGCCGAGCTGGCAGGCGCAGTCGTCGGCGCCAATGCGGCAGATGCGGCGGCGACATTTGCGAAGACGGGCCTTTCGACCGTCTATCTCGCGAACGATCCACTGTTGATGACAGATCAACCAATCACCAAAGCAATCGCTATCGCAGCGGAGACGTCCGGCGCTGATGTTCTCATCTTTGCCGGCACGACCACTGGTCGTGATGTTGCCGCTCGTCTCGGGGCCCGGCTGAATGCAGCAGTTGCCTCAGATGTTGTTGGCCTGGATGGCAGCGGTCCGGATATCATCGCCCGTCGTTCGATTCTGGGAGGCAAGGCACTGGTGGACGTCACCCTCAAGGGTGACCCCGCACGCATCGTCAGTCTTCGACCAGGTTCCTGGGCGAAGGCTGCAACCGACCAGACGGCCGGCAGCATCGTCCCGCTCGAAGTCCCGCTGACGGACAGCGACACCCGCGTGCGTGTCGAAGGCTACGAGACTGGTGGCGGGGATGCCGGCGTGAAGCTGCAGGACGCGGAAATCATCGTCGCCGGGGGCCGTGGATTGAAGGAAGCGGAGAACTTCGCCCTTGTCGAGCAGCTCGCTGCGACGCTCGGCGGAGCCGTGGCTGCGTCACGCGCGGTCGTCGACGCAGGGTGGCGTCCCCATCATGAGCAGATCGGCCAGACTGGCCAATCGGTTACCCCACGGCTATACATTGCAGTCGGCATTTCCGGTGCGGTGCAGCACAATGTCGGCATGCAAGGTTCCGAGTACATCGTTGCGATCAACCGCGATCCAGACGCCCCGATTTTCAAGATCGCGTCATTTGGAATCGTTGGGGATCTCTTCGACGTCGTGCCAGCGCTGACGGCCGAACTGGCCAAGTAG
- a CDS encoding exodeoxyribonuclease III, which produces MLKLYSWNVNGLRANIKKGAFAAFVSACDPDILCIQETKAKQGQAEIDLPDYREYWYSAEKPGYSGTAIFTKIEPLRVVEGLPSDIIDRFDWSIDSYGNPNDEGRVLAAEFEEFWLVTVYTPNAKDDLSRIPLRQMWDPAFLAYIVRLEEQKPVIFCGDLNVAHNEIDLARPKQNIGKKGFTSEERGGFQAFIDAGLIDTFRTLHPDRTGAYTWWSQMANARARNMGWRIDYFLASRALEPRIVSADVHMDIMGSDHCPVSLVLDR; this is translated from the coding sequence ATGCTCAAACTCTATTCCTGGAACGTGAACGGGCTTCGCGCCAACATCAAGAAGGGCGCGTTTGCCGCCTTCGTTTCCGCGTGCGATCCGGACATCTTGTGTATTCAGGAAACCAAGGCCAAGCAAGGTCAGGCGGAGATCGATCTCCCGGACTATCGCGAATACTGGTATTCGGCTGAGAAACCCGGGTATAGCGGAACGGCGATCTTCACAAAGATCGAACCGTTGCGCGTGGTCGAGGGGCTTCCATCCGACATCATCGACCGATTCGATTGGTCGATCGATTCCTATGGCAACCCAAACGACGAGGGGCGTGTGCTCGCAGCCGAATTCGAGGAGTTCTGGCTGGTTACGGTCTACACCCCAAATGCCAAGGACGACTTGAGCCGTATTCCGCTTCGTCAGATGTGGGATCCGGCTTTCCTGGCATACATCGTTCGCCTCGAGGAGCAGAAACCGGTCATCTTCTGTGGTGACCTGAACGTCGCGCACAACGAGATCGACCTTGCTCGCCCAAAGCAGAACATCGGCAAGAAGGGATTTACGAGCGAGGAACGCGGCGGTTTCCAGGCGTTCATCGATGCTGGATTGATCGACACCTTTCGAACGCTGCATCCAGACCGAACTGGCGCCTATACCTGGTGGTCTCAGATGGCCAACGCCCGGGCCAGGAACATGGGTTGGCGTATCGACTACTTTCTGGCTTCAAGAGCACTCGAGCCTCGTATTGTGTCGGCCGATGTGCACATGGACATCATGGGTTCCGATCATTGTCCGGTATCACTCGTGCTCGACCGATGA
- a CDS encoding electron transfer flavoprotein subunit beta/FixA family protein, producing the protein MAYKIAVLVKQVPDLNAMRIDSATGKPIFGGQMVISSYDDYAIEEAILLKEKHGADVTVIAAGPSGAKDAVTRALAMGADNGVLIEMAANDVDTRVLARVLAEQLSGGGFDIILTGQSSDDTGTGQIGPQVAELLGLPSVSSVIGLDANGSTLTLLRDTEDGKQKVSTETPVLVMASSGLNEPRYPSLKGIMAAKKKPLETIKVDVSVPHDISWGEPYREERAAKGTIVADLPASDAAAQLVAWLREKKLV; encoded by the coding sequence ATGGCCTACAAGATCGCTGTTCTCGTCAAACAAGTGCCCGATCTCAATGCAATGCGGATCGATTCCGCTACGGGCAAACCCATCTTCGGTGGGCAAATGGTCATCAGTTCGTATGATGACTATGCCATCGAAGAAGCGATTCTCCTCAAGGAAAAGCACGGCGCCGATGTCACCGTGATCGCCGCCGGACCGTCGGGCGCGAAAGACGCTGTCACCCGCGCGCTGGCGATGGGGGCCGACAATGGCGTGCTGATCGAAATGGCTGCCAACGATGTCGATACACGTGTGCTGGCTCGTGTGCTGGCGGAACAGCTGTCCGGTGGTGGATTCGACATCATCCTGACCGGGCAAAGTTCGGACGACACCGGCACCGGCCAAATCGGACCGCAGGTGGCCGAACTGCTCGGACTGCCCAGCGTTTCTTCCGTCATTGGTCTCGATGCCAACGGGTCGACACTCACACTCTTGCGCGATACCGAAGATGGCAAGCAAAAGGTATCGACAGAGACGCCGGTTCTCGTGATGGCATCAAGTGGCCTGAACGAACCTCGCTATCCGTCCCTCAAAGGCATCATGGCCGCCAAGAAGAAGCCGCTCGAAACGATCAAGGTCGACGTTTCGGTTCCGCATGACATCAGTTGGGGCGAACCATATCGGGAGGAGCGCGCTGCCAAGGGCACCATCGTTGCCGATCTGCCCGCGTCGGACGCTGCCGCTCAACTTGTTGCCTGGCTGCGGGAAAAGAAACTCGTTTAG